TCAGAGAAGATGGAACCCAGGAGAAAAAACAACTTGGAAAAAGCATTTATAAACCGATGCCCTATGTCTATGAAAAAAATTAATCAAAGCAACATATTTTAATCCCTTACATAATAACAATAACTATAAAGATTATGTAAGGGGCTATGTTTATGATTCGTACCTCAAGGAGTACACAAAAATTGAATAAAAATTATTCATTTCTTATATTTTCTATAAGTCAAGGCATCTCAAATCTTGGAGGTGCCTTTCATTTTATTGCGGTAACAGCGCTCCTCGTCAATATTTCTGGCAATGGATTATGGGCAGGATTTTCCATGGTGCTAACGCCAATTTGCAGTCTGTTGTTATCTCCTTTTGCAGGGACCTTAGGAGATCGATTGAATGAAAAATACGTTTTAATCGTGTTAGATGTATGGAAGTCTTTGGTTGGAATTTTATTTATCTTCAGCAATGAAATTTGGTCTATTTATTGCTTAAAGCTACTGATCTCTGCCATAGAAATTCTATACAATCCTTCTAAGAAAAAGCTGATTTCCAGTATATTGAAAAGTGACGAACTGATGGCTGGAAATTCTATCGTAAGTGGGATCTCTGGTATTACCTATGTCATCGGCCCTGTATTAGCGGGATTAATTATTCGATTCTTTGGTATCCATACCATTTTCTATATCCATAGCAGTGCTTCTCTTCTATCTGCATTCCTTCTTTTTTTGGTAGAGACCAGAGAAAGCTCTCTTCTTTTACAACGGAAAGAAAAAAAAGCGGGGCTAAAATTTCATGGTGGCATTGCTACTGGTTTTACTTATTTTAAAAATCAGCCTGAAATTAAATTTTGGATTTTTACAGGTACCGTACTAGCACTAGGAACCATATCGGTCAATATGACCTTTTACAGCTTTGCCTTTGACTTTTTAAAAGTATCCAATGAGTTGTGGGCCATCATGATCTCTCTATTTTATGGCGCCAGATTTATTGCCATGGGGTTATCTCTCGGATTGCATGGACGAATCCGAAAAAGACCGATGGCTTATGTGTTCATTTGTTTTTTTACTGTTGCCACCTGTTGGTTTTTTTATGGAAATATAAAAACCGTAATTTTAATTATGGTATTGCAGCTTTTAGAGGGGACCGCCCTCAGTCTTTTTGAAATACTTCTCAATGCACAGCTTCAGACAATTTCACAAAAAGATTATGTGGCTAGAATCTTCAGCATCAACGATATAATTAGCAATGTGGGTCAATTGTTTGGTGTATTATGCACTTATGTTTTTATCCATATTTTTTCGTTGCAGCGTATCTTTATGCTGAATGCTATACTGCTCTTTGTCTGCATCCTATATTTATTTGCGATGGGCAAAGGGCGGCGAAAAACGCACCAATTCTCGATCCATTGAATACTATATAGGGATGAGCATTTTATATGAAAAGTAAAAGGAGATGGATCGCTTGAAATTAAATCAAAATAGAACACCTTTATTTGACGCATTAAAAGAGTATATCAATACTCAACCTACTCCTTTTCACGTACCGGGACACAAACAGGGGCGTGGTATCTTAGAGTTCAGAGATTACATTGGAGAAATGGCATTGAAGATGGACGTTAACGGAATGAGTGACTTAGACTATTTTAATAACCCCACAGGCGTTATTTTAGAATCAGAAAAGCTTTATGCGGATGCTTTTGGATCGGAGGAAGCATTTTTTCTAGTCAATGGAACCAGTTCAGGGGTTCAAGCGATGATATTAAGCACTTGCCAGCCGGGGGACGAAATCATCATTCCACGAAATGCCCATCGTTCAACGCTATCGGGCTTGATTTTAAGCGGTGCAAAGCCCATCTATGTTCAGCCGGAGATCAACCAAGCGTTAGGCATCGCAATGGGTGTTACGACGAAAAGTATATTAAAAGCCATAGAAGAACATCCCCATGCGAAAGCTGTCTTTATCATCAATCCTACATATTACGGATATACATCGGATCTAAGAAAAATTGTTGAATTGGCCCACCGAAATCACATGGCTGTATTGGTGGATGAGGCCCACGGTCCTCATATGTATTTTCATGGACAGTTTCCTTTGACAGCAATGGCCGCCGGGGCTGATATGAGTGCTGCCAGCATCCACAAAACAGGGGGCTCTTTAACGCAAAGTTCCATCCTTTTATTGAATGGTCCGAGAATACCGAAAGATAGAGTACGAAAAGTACTAGATTTAATGAATACATCCAGTGCTTCCTATCTCTTGATGTGCTCCCTAGACGTAGCGCGGAAGCAACTTGCACTAAATGGAGAGAAAATGCTCTCCCATACCTTAGAGATTTCTAACTGGGCTCGAGAGGAAATCAATAAAATCAATCACGTCTATGCTTTCGGAGAAGATCTTGTTGGAGCTCCTGGTTGCTTTGACTTTGACCACACAAAGCTGGGCATTCATGTAATGAATCTAGGGTATACCGGCTTTGAAATAGAAGATATATTAAGAAAACAATATAATATTCAAGTGGAGCTTGCAGATGTGTACAATATTCTCAATATTATCAGTTTAGGAGATCGAAAAGAGGATTTAGAGCGATTAATATCTGCGCTTAAAGATATTTCTTTTAAAAACACTAAAAGGTCTTTTGAAAATCCCATTCCTGTTCCCAGTTTTACAGAATCCAAGGTGTATCCAAGAGAAGCATTCTATAGCCCTAGGAAGTCCGTTAAAATAGAGGCATCCATTGGGATGATTTCAGGAGAAACCATTATGGCCTATCCTCCAGGGATTCCAATCCTATGTATGGGAGAGGTAATAACAAAAGAAATTATAGCATATTTAAAGGAGTTAAGGAGCCAGAAATGCCATATACAGGGAAACACGGATATGACATTAGAATATATTCACATATTGGAACCGTCGTCGTATCCTCTATAAAGCAATCTAGAAATAGGGAGGCTGTATCAAGGCATATTCAATTTCTATAGGAAGTGAATAGAAGGAATTGATAAAAATACACAACAATTATATTTTAAAAAGCATATCCACAGCTCTTAGAAAAAAGGAATAGAGATCTACATGGATAGAATTATAATTGTGTGTATTTTTATCAGTGAAGACCGATAGTCCCTATAAAGCAAATCTTTGTATATAAAATATAAAATGTTATAATAAATAGGGATACATCGAATAATAGAAAAGAGAGAAGTATAAAGAAAAGAGAATCCACACGATGATCCAAGGTAGAGAGCCTATGGTGAAATATCATCGAACTATGACGACTTTTCTAAATGGGTTAATAGAGGCAGCTTTGAATTAACTGGTTGTTGTAGAGCCTCAGCCATGGGAACATTTATTGAATACGGCTATAGAAGTAAAGGACGACCCTTGTAGGTCTATGATGCTGATTATTTCAGCAAGAAAAAAGTAAATTTACAGGATATGCAACAAATGGAGGGGAGGGCGTGGAGAAACTATGGTAGAAAAAGAGAATGACCATCCTTTGACTGTTTTACAGAATCAGATACTGCAATGTAGATTATGTCAGGATACCTTTGGGTTTGAGCCACAGCCAGTAATACAAGGAAACCGCCGATCCAAGATTATGCAGATTGGACAAGCACCGTCAAAAAAAGTTCATGAAACGGGAAGACCCTTTAATGATGCCAGCGGAAAAAAACTTCGGAATGAATGGTACTGTATATCGGAGGAAGACTTTTATAATCCTGATAATTTCTATATCGGTTCCATAGCCCATTGTTATCCAGGAAAAAATCCAAAAGGTGGCGATCGAAGACCACCCAAAGTATGTGCAGAGCAATGGCTTCGTAAAGAACTGGAACTGGTGGAGAATGAAATCTATATCCTCATCGGCGGATTTGCAGCAGAATTTTTCTTCCCAGGAGAGAAACTTTCATCCTTGGTATTTGAAGATCGAATCATCAATGGAAAAACTGCCTATATATTACCCCATCCATCTCCATTAAATATGAAATGGTTTAAAGATTATCCCGAATTTATGACGGACAGAATTTTTAAAATACGAAAAAAAGTTCATAGAGTATTGAAGGTTTAATCAATTATTCCTTTACAATGTACAGTTTTTATGAGAAAATCAATAAGTAGTAAGTATGTTTTACAGATATATGGAGGTGGATGTAGTGTCAAGAACAATAGGAACTGTAGCCAGAGGGATTAGAACTCCAATTATCAGACAGGGAGATAATCTTGTACAGATTGTAACAGACAGCCTGTTAGGAGCATTTGCAGAAGAAAATATTACTGTTCATGATAGAGATATAGTAGGAGTAACAGAGGCTGTTTTAGCGAGAGCACAAGGCAACTATGCAAGTTGTGATCAGATTGCAAAGGATATTCAGCATAAATTTGGGAATGAAACTATTGGAATTATCTTTCCAATCCTTTCTCGGAACCGTTTTTCCATCGTTTTGAAAGGGATTGCACGAGGTGCAAAGAAGATTGTTCTAATGCTTAGCTATCCATCGGATGAAGTTGGAAACCACTTGATCAGCCTGGATCAATTAGATGAAAAAAACGTTAATCCATGGAGTACATTACTAAATGAAGAAGAGTATAGAGAATTATTTGGAAGCAACGAGCATCCTTTTACAAAAGTAGACTACGTGAAGTACTATAAAGAGTTGATTATGGAAGAAGACTGCGAAGTGGAGATTATTTTTTCAAATAATGCAACAGATATGTTGAAATATACATCCCATGTTCTTTGTGCGGATATTCATTCCAGACAAAGAAGCAAACGACTGTTAAAAAATGCAGGGGCAGAAACTATATTAGGGCTGGATGATATTCTAACTGAAAGCGTAGAGGGTAGTGGATATAATACACAGTATGGCTTATTGGGCTCCAACAAATCCACAGAGGAGACAGTAAAATTATTTCCACGGGACTCTCAGAAATTTGCAGAGGAGTTAGCAGATGCTCTTAAAAAAGCGACAGGTAAGAATATAGAAGTTTTGGTATACGGAGATGGGGCCTTTAAAGATCCACAAGGCAAGATTTGGGAGTTAGCAGACCCAGTGGTATCGCCAGGGTACACAGATGGGCTCATAGGCCTTCCAAGTGAATTGAAATTGAAATATTTAGCAGACAATCAATTTGCTGATTTGAGCGGGGACGAGCTTCGTCGTGCAATGACGGACTATATTGCAAATAAAAATTCAGAATTGATGGGATCTCTTGAGAGTCTGGGAACAACGCCAAGACAATTGACTGATTTAATTGGAAGCCTTTGTGATTTAACCAGTGGTAGTGGGGATAAAGGAACGCCAGTAGTTTTCATTCAAGGATACTTCGATAACTATGCAAATCAATAGATGATTGAAAGAGCTTCCATAAAATAAATGGAAGCTCTTTCGTTTTTGAAGCTATAGCATATTAGAAAAATAAAACTTCAAGATGGTTTTTGATAGGATTAAGCTTAGTTTTCCATGAAAACTTCAACTGGCTTGATGAAATCACGGGGCAGGATTTTTTATGGCATAAAATAGATAGCGGATAGATTTTCAATAAGGTTAAAATTTCTCTTTACTTTTAAGGAATTATAAATTATAATGTATAATAATACAATGTTATAAGTAATCATACAAAGACAGTGATGAGTGGAGTAGCTTTACGAAAGCTTATACAGCGAGTTCCGATGGTGAAAGGGAACAAAGTTTTGTACAGTGAAGAGGACCTCGGAGTCGTGCACCGAAGCACATGCTAAGGCTGCAACGGATTCACCCGTTATAGTGATAAGGTATAGTCCATATTTGATGTACCTGAAGAGGCTTATATTGTGAAATATAAGCAAATTAGGATGGCAACGCGAATCTACTTTCGTTCCTAAGGAATGTTTTCTTAGGTATGGGAGTTTTTTTATTTGGAATATTTCAACTGCGAAGTAAACCCTAATGTTGAGCCCGACATAAATCTTGGAAGCGTAAGCAAATCAGTTTTATTAGAAAGGAGAGAATGGGTACAAAATTACGATCTAAAATAATGCTCTAGTAAATAGAGCTTTAATAAGAATGGAGGAATACTATGAAAAATACAGTGGTAAAGAAAAAGTATGGATTTAATGATTATTTAAAATTTATAATACCGTCTATCATCGGGGTATTATTACTGATGTTTCCGTTTCAATATGAAGGTGAAACCACCATCGTGGTTGCGTTACTAGCAGGAAAATTAACTGCTGCCTTAGAATCTGTATTGCCTGCAATTATATTAGGTTTTATAGCGTTTACGGGAATCACGACTTTAGTATATAAGCTTGTTCAACCTCAAATAATCGAAAAAAATAGTTTCTTAAAGGGCATTTTTAATGTTTCAACAGTCTGGGTCCTTGTGAGACTCCTTGGTGTCGCTTTTGCAGCAATGGCATATTTCAAAATAGGACCTGAATGGATTTGGTCAGAAGATGTCGGAGGACTAATTTTATATAGCTTAATCCCTACATTATTTGCAATGTTTCTTTTTGCAGGATTCTTACTTCCATTTTTAACGGATTTTGGTTTGTTAGAATTTGTAGGGGCACTTTTAACCCCTGTCATGAGACCTTTATTTCAGTTGCCTGGTCGTTCTTCTATAGACTGTATTGCCTCTTGGGTAGGGGATGGAACCATCGGTGTTGCTTTAACGAATAAGCAGTATGAGGAAGGGTATTACACAAAAAAAGAAGCCGCAATTATCTCAACGACCTTTTCAGCAGTATCCATTACTTTCTGCTTGGTCGTCATAAGTCAAGTAGGATTGGTACACCTTTTTGGATCATATTATTTAACTGTAGTAATCGCTGGTATGGTTGCAGCTGTTATTATGCCTAAAATCCCACCTCTATCCAAAAAATCAGAAACCTATTATAATGGTGTTAAAAAGGATTTAGGAGAAGATGTGCCAAAAGGATTTACCAATACACAATGGGGTGCACATCTAGCAATTCAAAAGGCAGAAGAAAGTGGCAACGTTAAAAACTTTGTAGTCAATGGATTTAAAACTGTTTTTGATATGTGGCTGGGTGTACTACCAGCAATCATGGCCTTTGGAACCATAGGGTTGATCATCGCCGAAACAACGCCAGTGTTCCAGTGGCTGGGAATGCCATTTATCCCGCTTTTAGAACTGTTTAAAATTCCAAATGCAGTAGAGGCTTCTCAAACCATCATGGTGGGATTTGCAGATATGTTCCTACCCTCAGTGATTGGCTCTACAATACCCAGCGAAATGACACGATTTGTAGTTGCTGCACTTTCTGTAACGCAATTGGTATATTTGTCTGAGGCGGGGGCTGTAATATTGGGCTCCAAAATCGATATATCCTTTTTAGAGCTATTTATAATCTACGTGGAAAGAACTTTGATTACGCTGCCGATTGTGGTAATAGCTGCTCATTTAATTTTCTAAGGAGATGAAAAAATGATTCATTATGAGGATGTCAAAAAGGCACACGAGAGAATACGTCCCTATGTTTATCGAACGCCACTAGATCAATCTATGTATTTAAGTAACCAAGATACCAAGGTATATCTCAAACTGGAAAATCAGCAAAAAATGAAATGTGCTAAAGCTAGGGGTGCCTTTAGTAAAATAACAAGCCTTTCCCAAGATGAAATCAATAAAGGAATTGTAGCTATTTCTTCTGGGAATCAC
Above is a genomic segment from Alkaliphilus oremlandii OhILAs containing:
- a CDS encoding MFS transporter, with product MNKNYSFLIFSISQGISNLGGAFHFIAVTALLVNISGNGLWAGFSMVLTPICSLLLSPFAGTLGDRLNEKYVLIVLDVWKSLVGILFIFSNEIWSIYCLKLLISAIEILYNPSKKKLISSILKSDELMAGNSIVSGISGITYVIGPVLAGLIIRFFGIHTIFYIHSSASLLSAFLLFLVETRESSLLLQRKEKKAGLKFHGGIATGFTYFKNQPEIKFWIFTGTVLALGTISVNMTFYSFAFDFLKVSNELWAIMISLFYGARFIAMGLSLGLHGRIRKRPMAYVFICFFTVATCWFFYGNIKTVILIMVLQLLEGTALSLFEILLNAQLQTISQKDYVARIFSINDIISNVGQLFGVLCTYVFIHIFSLQRIFMLNAILLFVCILYLFAMGKGRRKTHQFSIH
- a CDS encoding uracil-DNA glycosylase family protein — protein: MVEKENDHPLTVLQNQILQCRLCQDTFGFEPQPVIQGNRRSKIMQIGQAPSKKVHETGRPFNDASGKKLRNEWYCISEEDFYNPDNFYIGSIAHCYPGKNPKGGDRRPPKVCAEQWLRKELELVENEIYILIGGFAAEFFFPGEKLSSLVFEDRIINGKTAYILPHPSPLNMKWFKDYPEFMTDRIFKIRKKVHRVLKV
- a CDS encoding coenzyme F420-0:L-glutamate ligase, with product MSRTIGTVARGIRTPIIRQGDNLVQIVTDSLLGAFAEENITVHDRDIVGVTEAVLARAQGNYASCDQIAKDIQHKFGNETIGIIFPILSRNRFSIVLKGIARGAKKIVLMLSYPSDEVGNHLISLDQLDEKNVNPWSTLLNEEEYRELFGSNEHPFTKVDYVKYYKELIMEEDCEVEIIFSNNATDMLKYTSHVLCADIHSRQRSKRLLKNAGAETILGLDDILTESVEGSGYNTQYGLLGSNKSTEETVKLFPRDSQKFAEELADALKKATGKNIEVLVYGDGAFKDPQGKIWELADPVVSPGYTDGLIGLPSELKLKYLADNQFADLSGDELRRAMTDYIANKNSELMGSLESLGTTPRQLTDLIGSLCDLTSGSGDKGTPVVFIQGYFDNYANQ
- a CDS encoding YjiH family protein; this encodes MKNTVVKKKYGFNDYLKFIIPSIIGVLLLMFPFQYEGETTIVVALLAGKLTAALESVLPAIILGFIAFTGITTLVYKLVQPQIIEKNSFLKGIFNVSTVWVLVRLLGVAFAAMAYFKIGPEWIWSEDVGGLILYSLIPTLFAMFLFAGFLLPFLTDFGLLEFVGALLTPVMRPLFQLPGRSSIDCIASWVGDGTIGVALTNKQYEEGYYTKKEAAIISTTFSAVSITFCLVVISQVGLVHLFGSYYLTVVIAGMVAAVIMPKIPPLSKKSETYYNGVKKDLGEDVPKGFTNTQWGAHLAIQKAEESGNVKNFVVNGFKTVFDMWLGVLPAIMAFGTIGLIIAETTPVFQWLGMPFIPLLELFKIPNAVEASQTIMVGFADMFLPSVIGSTIPSEMTRFVVAALSVTQLVYLSEAGAVILGSKIDISFLELFIIYVERTLITLPIVVIAAHLIF
- a CDS encoding aminotransferase class I/II-fold pyridoxal phosphate-dependent enzyme — translated: MDRLKLNQNRTPLFDALKEYINTQPTPFHVPGHKQGRGILEFRDYIGEMALKMDVNGMSDLDYFNNPTGVILESEKLYADAFGSEEAFFLVNGTSSGVQAMILSTCQPGDEIIIPRNAHRSTLSGLILSGAKPIYVQPEINQALGIAMGVTTKSILKAIEEHPHAKAVFIINPTYYGYTSDLRKIVELAHRNHMAVLVDEAHGPHMYFHGQFPLTAMAAGADMSAASIHKTGGSLTQSSILLLNGPRIPKDRVRKVLDLMNTSSASYLLMCSLDVARKQLALNGEKMLSHTLEISNWAREEINKINHVYAFGEDLVGAPGCFDFDHTKLGIHVMNLGYTGFEIEDILRKQYNIQVELADVYNILNIISLGDRKEDLERLISALKDISFKNTKRSFENPIPVPSFTESKVYPREAFYSPRKSVKIEASIGMISGETIMAYPPGIPILCMGEVITKEIIAYLKELRSQKCHIQGNTDMTLEYIHILEPSSYPL